A window of Aeromicrobium duanguangcaii genomic DNA:
ACCCGGCGCGGACCGGTCGTTGCTCTCGCTCTACGAGCTCGTCCCGGACGCGTACGAGCTCGACCTGCTGGAGGAGGCGCGCCGGCCCCCGGTCGCGCTGCCGCACGACTGGGCCGCCGCGTTCGCCCGCGTCCACCGTGAGGCGATCGCCGCGATGGGACACGACGACGTCGAGCCCCCTGCCGAGCCCGAGGGTCCTGCTCCGTCGCCCTCGCAGGCGTGCTTCCTCGTCGAGCGACTGCTCGGCGGCGAGGTCGTCGACGACGAGACGCGTTGACCCGCGGGTACGGTGATCCGGTGGCACAGACCTGGTTCGACCGTAGGACCCACGCGGGCCGCCGGTGGACCGTCGAGGAGCTGCTCGAGGCCAAGCGAGCCTCCGGCCAACGCCTCAGTGTCGTGATCCCGGCCCGGGACGAGGCCGACACGGTCGGCGACGTCGTGGGGCGCATCCACGAGGACTTCGTCCGGCGCTGCGACCTGGTCGACGAGCTCGTGGTGATCGACGGCGCGTCCACGGACGACACCGCGCGGATCGCCACCGACGCCGGCGCCACGGTGCATTCCCTGGCTGCCGTCCGCCCCGAGCTGGGCACACGGATCGGCAAGGGCGAGGCGATGTGGAAGGCGCTGTTCGTCACCACGGGCGACCTCATCGCGTTCGTCGACGCCGACCTCACGGAGTGGGACACGCACTTCGTCCCCTCCCTGTTCGGACCCCTGCTCACCGACCCGACGGTGGCGCTGGTCAAGGGCTTCTACGAGCGGCCGTTCCGCTCCGGCTCGACGGACGACCCGAACGGCGGGGGACGGGCCACCGAGCTCGTCGCGCGCCCCCTGCTGGCGCTCGCGCGACCCGAGCTCTCGGAGGTCGTCCAGCCGCTCGCGGGCGAGTGGGCCGTGCGCCGGTCGGTGTACGAGACGCTGCACGTCCCGGTCGGCTACGGCGTCGAGCTGGCCGCGCTGATCGACGTCGCCGACACCCTCGGCATGGACGCCATCGCGCAGGTCGACCTCGGTCGCCGGGCGCACTCGCACCAGTCGCTGCACGACCTCGGTCCCATGGCGGTCCAGCTCATGGCGACCGTCTTCAAGCGCACCCGGCAGGCCGTGCCCGACGACGTCACCCTGCGCCAGTTCCGGGCGGCCGCGGCGGGTTACACGCCGGTCGTCCGTGACATCGACGTCACCGAGCGCCCACCGGCCGTGCAGGTGGCGCGATGACGCTGCGCCTGGGACGGCACTCCTTCGACGACGACCGCACGCTGATGATGGCGATCGTCAACCGCACGCCCGACTCGTTCTTCGACCGCGGCGCCACGTGGGCCGAGGACTCGGCCTTCGACCGGGTGCGCCAGGTCGTCGACGAGGGGGCTGAGATCGTCGACATCGGCGGCATCAAGGCCGCCCCCGGCGAGGAGATCGACGCGCAGGAGGAGAAGCGCCGCGTCGTGGGCTTCGTCGAGCGCGTCCGCGAGGCGTTCCCCGACGTCGTCATCAGCGTCGACACGTGGCGGTCCGAGGTCGCCCGGGCGGTGTGCGAGGCCGGCGCGGACCTGCTCAACGACGCCTGGGGTGGCGCCGATCCACGGCTGGCCGAGGTCGCGGCCGAGTTCGATGTCGCCATGGTCTGCACCCACACCGGCGGCGTGACGCCCCGGACGCGCCCGCACCGGATCGAGTACGAGGACGTCGTCGCCGACGCGATCGCGTCCACGGTGGCCCAGGCTGAGCGCGCCGTGTCGCTGGGCGTGGACCCCGAGAGCCTGCTGATCGACCCGGCGCACGACTTCGGCAAGAACACGTTCCACTCCCTCGAGATCACCCGCCGCCTCGACGAGATGGTCGCGACCGGCTGGCCGGTGCTCGTGTCCCTGTCGAACAAGGACTTCGTGGGCGAGACGCTCGACCTCCCGGTGGGGGAGCGGCTGCTGGGCACGCTCGCCGCCACGGCCATCGCCGCGACGGCCGGTGCGCGCGTCTACCGGGTGCACCAGGTCCCCGAGACGCGCCAGGTGGTCGACATGGCCTGGACGATCGCCGGCCGCCGCCCGCCGGCTCGCGCGATCCGAGGGCTGGCGTGATCCGCCGGCTCGTGATCGTGCCGCCGGTCCCGGCCCTCCTGCCGCGGTACGCGAGCCTGCACGATCCGGTGGCCGAGCTGCGGGCGTCCGCGACCGGTGTGGTCCGCGCGATGACGGCCGACGCCGAGGCGGTGGCGATCGTCGGTCAGGACCCCTTCTCCGAGCCCGTGGCCAGGGCACTGCTGGATGCGGCCGGCTTCACCGGGCGGATCGATCCCGACGCCGACGTCGTGCTCGCGATGGCCAACGGCAGCGCCAAGCGCAGCGAGAAGGCCCCCGGGCACCTCGACGAGCGGGCGTTCGACTTCGACGACGTCGTCGACCTCGCGATCCGGTCCGGCGACGGGCGTCGTCTCGCGGCGCTGGACGCCGATCTGGGGGCCGAGCTGTGGGCCAGCGGCATCGGAGTGCTCGCGGACCTCGGCGCCGGCCTCGAGGGCCCGTGGAGCGTCTCGGTGCCCTACGCGGACGCCCCCTACGGCGTCCTCTGGTGGGTCGCCGCCTGGGTTCGCGACTGACCTCCGGTCAGCGAGATCTGTAGCGTTCCGCACACTTTGGGTCCCCAGAAGGTACGCAGCGCTACACATCTCGCGCGCCGAGGGCGTGACGGAGGCGGTGTCCTAGGCTGACGCCGTGGCCTACGACGCACTGTTCGACTCCGTCTTCGCCCGCATGGATCCCGAGCGGATCCACGAACGGGCCTTCGCCGCGATCCGGGCCGGACGCCCCGTCTCGCGGCTGGCCTACCGCGTGGAGCCCAGCCCGGTCACCGTCATGGGGATCGAGTTCCCGCACCGCTTCGGCCTGGCGGCGGGGTTCGACAAGAACGCTCGCGGCGTCCTCGGCCTGCTGGCGCTCGGGTTCGGGCACGTCGAGATCGGCACCGTCACGGCCAAGCCGCAGCCCGGCAACGAGAAGCCGCGGCTCTTCCGCCTCGTCGACGACCACGCGATCGTCAACCGGATGGGCTTCAACAACGACGGCGCCGCGGAGGTCGCGTCGCGGCTGCACCGGCTACGGGGCACGGACGCGGGCCGGCGCGCGGTGATCGGCGTCAACATCGGCAAGACCAAGGTCGTGCCGGCCGAGCACGCCGCCCAGGACTACGTCGAGAGCGCGCGTCTGCTGGCGCCCTACGCCGACTACCTCGTCGTCAACGTCTCCAGCCCCAACACGCCCGGACTGCGGGACCTGCAGGCGGTCGAGTCCCTCGAGCCGATCCTCGCCGCGGTCAAGGCCGTCGCCGACGGCAACCACGGCGGCCGGGTGCCCCTCGTGGTCAAGATCGCGCCCGACCTGGCCGACGAGGACGTCGACCGGGTGACGGACCTGGTGCTCGCGCTGGGCCTGGACGGAATCAGTGCGACGAACACCACGATCGCGCGGCCCGACGACCTGCGGACTCCGCGATCGGTCGTCGAGGCCGCCGGTGCGGGCGGGCTGTCCGGCCCGGTGCTGGCCGACCGCGCGCTCGAGGTGCTGCGCGCGATCCGCTCGCGCGCCGGCGACGGCCTGACCCTGATCGGGGTCGGGGGAGTCACCGACGTGGCCGATGTGAGGACCCGGATCGAAGCCGGCGCGGACCTCGTCCAGGGGTACACCGGGTTCATCTACGGCGGCCCCTCGTGGCCGTCACGGCTCGCCCGGGTGGCCCGATAAACGCTGCGATTCCAAGGGCGGTCAAAGAGGGGGGTACCCCGATTTGGGAACCTGGCACTCGACCCGGTATCTTTACTTGTCGGCTTGCCCCTTTAGCTCAGTCGGCAGAGCGTTTCCATGGTAAGGAAAAGGTCTACGGTTCGATTCCGTAAAGGGGCTCTGAGAGGCGGGGTGACTCGTCGCTCCACGGCTGGGTAGCTCAGGTGGTTAGAGCACACGACTCATAATCGTGGGGTCGCGGGTTCGAGTCCCGCCCCAGCTACCGACAAAGGCAAGAAACGACGCCCAGTTCGCAAGGGCACGACCAGAAGAGGCACACCGTGGCCAGCAAGAGCTCCGACGTTCGTCCCAAGATCACCTTGGCTTGCACCGAGTGCAAGGAACGCAACTACATCACGAAGAAGAACCGTCGCAACGACCCCGATCGTCTCGAGGTCAAGAAGTACTGCGCGCGCTGCAACGCCCACCAGGCGCACCGCGAGACGCGCTGACGTTTCTCCTGCGACGACCCCCGTGCCTGCCGGCGCGGGGGTCTTCGGCGTTCGGAAAGGGGTGCCGCGGTGACTGCTAGCGTCGACCGTATGGACTTGTCCGAGGTCACGACCCTGCGGCTCGGCGGCCCCGCGCAGACCGTCGTCGAGGCGACCACCGAGGCCGAGCTGATCGACGCCGTCCGCACCGCCGACGAGGCCGGCGAGCCCGTCCTGCTGGTGGGCGGCGGCAGCAACCTGGTCGTCTCCGACGCCGGGTTCGACGGCACCGTCGTCCTCGTCCGCACCCGGGGCATCGACGTCTCGGCAGACGCGTGCAGCGGGGCGATGGTCACCGTCGCCGCCGGCGAGGACTGGGACCAGTTCGTGGCCCAGGTCGTCGAGCACGACTGGGAGGGCGTCGAGGCGCTCTCGGGCATCCCCGGATCGGTCGGCGCCACGCCGATCCAGAACGTCGGCGCCTACGGCCAGGAGGTCGCCGACACCATCGTCAGCGTCCGCACGTGGGACCGCCACGAGAAGCGCGTGCGCACGATCATGTTCACGAACCTGGGCTTCTCCTATCGCCACAGCCGCTTCAAGGCCGAGCCCGACCGGTTCGTCGTGCTGACGGTGGCGTTCCAGTTCCGCTTCGCAGGCGGGCTCAGCGCGCCCATCCGCTACGGCGAGCTGGCCCGGCGCCTCGGCGTCGAGGTCGGCGAGCGGGCCCCGCTGCAGCAGGTGCGCGAGACCGTCCTGGAGCTGCGGCGCGGCAAGGGGATGGTGCTCGATCCGCAGGATCACGACACGTGGAGCGCGGGATCGTTCTTCACCAATCCGATCCTGACGCCCGACGCGGCGGCGGCGCTGCCGGAGGGGGCGCCGCGCTTCGAGCAGCCTGATGGCACCGTCAAGACCAGCGCGGCGTGGCTGATCGACCATGCCGGGTTCGGCAAGGGGTACACCCGCGGCGCCGTGGGCCTGTCCGGCAAGCACGTGCTGGCGCTCACGAACCGCGGTGGCGGCACGACCGCCGAGCTGCTCGACCTGGCGCGCGAGGTGCGTGACGGCGTCGAGCGGGAGTTCGGGATCCGGCTGGTCAACGAGCCGGTGCTCGTCGGCGACGCCCTGGTCTAGGACGCCGCCGTCGGCGACTCAGAACAGCGAGGTCAGCGAGACGCCGGAGTAGTCCGTCGTGGTCGAGGTCGACGAGCCGGCGATGCCGATGATGGCGAGCGTCACGAAGAAGGCGAACACCAGGACGCTTAAGACCAGCAGTGCGGTGCCGATCATGCCCAGGATGCGGCCGGCCTGCGCCTCGCCGCGGCCCTCGTAGACGCCGGGGTTGGCGTCGATCTCGGCGACCGTGCGGTTGCCGATGACCCACGCGAACGGAGCGAGAACGCCGCACACGACCACGCCGAGGATGCCCAGGATCAGGACCAGGGTGGCCTTGGGGTGCTTCGGCGCGGGGGTGCCCCACTGCTGGCCCCCGGCCGCCGGGTACTGCTGGCCCGGGTACGGCTGCTGCTGA
This region includes:
- a CDS encoding glucosyl-3-phosphoglycerate synthase, whose product is MAQTWFDRRTHAGRRWTVEELLEAKRASGQRLSVVIPARDEADTVGDVVGRIHEDFVRRCDLVDELVVIDGASTDDTARIATDAGATVHSLAAVRPELGTRIGKGEAMWKALFVTTGDLIAFVDADLTEWDTHFVPSLFGPLLTDPTVALVKGFYERPFRSGSTDDPNGGGRATELVARPLLALARPELSEVVQPLAGEWAVRRSVYETLHVPVGYGVELAALIDVADTLGMDAIAQVDLGRRAHSHQSLHDLGPMAVQLMATVFKRTRQAVPDDVTLRQFRAAAAGYTPVVRDIDVTERPPAVQVAR
- the folP gene encoding dihydropteroate synthase, translating into MTLRLGRHSFDDDRTLMMAIVNRTPDSFFDRGATWAEDSAFDRVRQVVDEGAEIVDIGGIKAAPGEEIDAQEEKRRVVGFVERVREAFPDVVISVDTWRSEVARAVCEAGADLLNDAWGGADPRLAEVAAEFDVAMVCTHTGGVTPRTRPHRIEYEDVVADAIASTVAQAERAVSLGVDPESLLIDPAHDFGKNTFHSLEITRRLDEMVATGWPVLVSLSNKDFVGETLDLPVGERLLGTLAATAIAATAGARVYRVHQVPETRQVVDMAWTIAGRRPPARAIRGLA
- a CDS encoding class III extradiol ring-cleavage dioxygenase family protein; this translates as MIRRLVIVPPVPALLPRYASLHDPVAELRASATGVVRAMTADAEAVAIVGQDPFSEPVARALLDAAGFTGRIDPDADVVLAMANGSAKRSEKAPGHLDERAFDFDDVVDLAIRSGDGRRLAALDADLGAELWASGIGVLADLGAGLEGPWSVSVPYADAPYGVLWWVAAWVRD
- a CDS encoding quinone-dependent dihydroorotate dehydrogenase, whose amino-acid sequence is MAYDALFDSVFARMDPERIHERAFAAIRAGRPVSRLAYRVEPSPVTVMGIEFPHRFGLAAGFDKNARGVLGLLALGFGHVEIGTVTAKPQPGNEKPRLFRLVDDHAIVNRMGFNNDGAAEVASRLHRLRGTDAGRRAVIGVNIGKTKVVPAEHAAQDYVESARLLAPYADYLVVNVSSPNTPGLRDLQAVESLEPILAAVKAVADGNHGGRVPLVVKIAPDLADEDVDRVTDLVLALGLDGISATNTTIARPDDLRTPRSVVEAAGAGGLSGPVLADRALEVLRAIRSRAGDGLTLIGVGGVTDVADVRTRIEAGADLVQGYTGFIYGGPSWPSRLARVAR
- the rpmG gene encoding 50S ribosomal protein L33, translated to MASKSSDVRPKITLACTECKERNYITKKNRRNDPDRLEVKKYCARCNAHQAHRETR
- a CDS encoding UDP-N-acetylmuramate dehydrogenase, with translation MTASVDRMDLSEVTTLRLGGPAQTVVEATTEAELIDAVRTADEAGEPVLLVGGGSNLVVSDAGFDGTVVLVRTRGIDVSADACSGAMVTVAAGEDWDQFVAQVVEHDWEGVEALSGIPGSVGATPIQNVGAYGQEVADTIVSVRTWDRHEKRVRTIMFTNLGFSYRHSRFKAEPDRFVVLTVAFQFRFAGGLSAPIRYGELARRLGVEVGERAPLQQVRETVLELRRGKGMVLDPQDHDTWSAGSFFTNPILTPDAAAALPEGAPRFEQPDGTVKTSAAWLIDHAGFGKGYTRGAVGLSGKHVLALTNRGGGTTAELLDLAREVRDGVEREFGIRLVNEPVLVGDALV
- a CDS encoding DUF4190 domain-containing protein, producing the protein MSENPPSYPGDPSGEQPHDPQPSAEQPTYPGQQQPYPGQQQPYPGQQQPYPGQQYPAAGGQQWGTPAPKHPKATLVLILGILGVVVCGVLAPFAWVIGNRTVAEIDANPGVYEGRGEAQAGRILGMIGTALLVLSVLVFAFFVTLAIIGIAGSSTSTTTDYSGVSLTSLF